Below is a genomic region from Prunus persica cultivar Lovell chromosome G3, Prunus_persica_NCBIv2, whole genome shotgun sequence.
ACTTGCTTGGTTGTAAACTTATAAAAGCAGGAAACTTTTTCATTCATATTTTGCCAAATGAGAGAAACCTGGACACCACCTGGTTTAGGCATAAAAAGCAGCTGTTCCAGTTTGATCCATGAGGTAAACTCAAATGTGGTTTCCCAAAGGAACTAACATTTGATTGGGACTGCATGTCTGGTATGATATGTTTTGTCTACTCATCTTTGCACCAAACTGCACAGTTTACTTGGCTTGCTTTATCTGAGTAATCAATTCTGCTTCAGAGTTAGCTTTAACTTTATTATAAAGAAATCAGTCTTATAGCTAGTGTATACACACAAGAAGGCATGCAAGCCACTGATCAGATGACAAGCTTAGGACATCTGTGAAGATTACTTTCACATGGTATATCTTTTTCCAGATCTCCCAGTGGAGTGTTTGAGGACAGTAAGACCACACTGTAAATACTTCTAAGCTCTTGCTTTTTCAATGACATGAACTAtttaattcattttcaatTGCGATGGATTATCAAGATCATTATGCCATTGGGGTTACTTAATTCTTTGGTATCTCCTCCGGTGTTCAAAGAAAGATTGAGACTTTACATTCTGCAGTGCTGCCATATTCACCTGCATACATGTATGGGCGGCGGTACATGTTGGACTCTGCGTGTGCATTTCAGTTTACATTGTTTGACATGTAAAGGTTGTCAATATCTGATCTTGAGGAAGTTTTGCAGGATTCTGGATGCTCTTCCTCAAGATCAGAGGCATCCTTAGCAGCATATAGgctttttctttagtttccGGTTTACTTTTGTTGTcttccaagaagaaaaaattcttCGATGTGGCCATCATATCACTATATTATAACGCATATATTTATGATAACACTTGTATTATaacacatatatgtatttattaatattatattcattGAATATCAttgaatattaattttatCGTCCACTCATATTATAAGGTTTAAATTAATAACCCCATATATTAGTGGTATAATCTTCACATCCATATTTCCAAAAATCCCACCTCCTAAAGCGTAATGTGTCTGCCATTTTGGTCACAAAATAAGAACAAgcgaaaacaaaaagaaagattttatacaaaatgtTTGCTCAATTATCAActatacaaacaaaaaataaaattggttgGAAGCTTCATAAAAGTAGAAAATTTTGTTTGGATGCAAAACGCACCGTCCGGGCTTGAAAGTCTCCATGGATTTGAAGCTGGAAGTTGGAAGTTGAACAACCTTGGAGCTACCCGCATCGACTCCTCGGGCGGAAATCCCAATGCTGATCCCATCTCCTAAACCATCTACCCCTTGGGACCCAACAATTTCCTTTCCACCATGAACAAAaccatttctctcttctcaacCACAACATCGTCGTTTCACTCACTTCTCGTCGTCTCGCTCTCCGACCTTGAACGAGGCCCTATAATTCTTTCTCAAGGTACCATCTTTGCTCATCACCTCCATTTCTTGTTTACTGATTTAGTTCCATCTTTCAATCATGGAGATCCCGCTGTTAAGGTACCAAAACTTAGCATTGGATCAGATTCAGAGTGCCTCTAGCTTCCGTTTATCTTTCTCAGATCCTAAGTTTTTCGGGCATAGatctttatctttgttttctgGGTACTGCTTTCCGCTTAATATTAGAAAATGGAGGAACCGATTGCCTCATATTAGGTGTTCCTCTGTGGAACAAGAGCTGAAGCCACGCCCAAAGCCCATACCTTCCAAAATTGAGGTTGATGAACCAAAAGCAGCGCCTTTGGAAGATATCCATGTCGTAAAACGCAATTCTGGACTTTGTAGTCAGATAGAGAAGTCGGTTTTGTACAAAAGGTACAGAGAAGCATTTGAgttgtttgaaattttggagtTTGAAGGTGGTTATGAGTTGGCTAGTAGTACGTACGATGCGTTGGTGAGTGCTTGCATTAGTTTGAAATCTATTAGAGGAGTGAAGAGGGTTACTAATTACATGATTAGTAATGGGTTTGAACCGGATCAGTATATGAGGAACAGAGTGTTGCTTATGCATGTGAAATGCGGCATGATGATCGATGCGCGTAGGCTATTCGAGGAAATGCCTGAGAGGAACTTGGTTTCTTGGAACACGATAATTGGGGGCCTTGTGGACTCTGGGGATTTCATGGACGCCTTCCAGTTGTTTCTAGATATGTGGCAAGAGTTTTCTGATGGTGGGTCACGCACATTTGCCACTATGATTCGGGCATCTGCTGGCTTGGGACTTATTTTTGCTGGAAGACAGTTTCATTCCTGTTGTTTGAAGATGGGGTTAGGTGCTGATATTTTTGTATCTTGTGCGCTGATCGATATGTACAGCAAGTGTGGGGATATTGAAGATGCTCAGTGTGTTTTTGATGAGATGCCGCGGAAGACAACAGTAGGATGGAATTCCATCATAGCAGGTTATGCACTCCATGGTTACAGTGAGGAAGCTCTGAGTATGTACTATGACATGCGTGATTCTGGTGTTCAGATGGACCATTTTACATTTTCCATGATCATAAGAATCTGTGCTAGGTTGGCATCATTGGAACATGCTAAGCAAGCTCATGCAGGTCTAGTTCGTCATGGCTTTGGATTAGATGTAGTGGCAAACACATCACTTGTGGACTTCTATTGCAAATGGGGAAGGATAGAAGATGCCCGTCATGTTTTTGAACAGATGCCCCTCAAGAATGTAATATCTTGGAATGCCTTGATTGCTGGATATGGTAATCATGGTCGGGGTGATGAGGCTGTTGAGATGTTTGAGAAGATGCTTCAGGAAGGAATGGTACCGAACCATGTTACCTTTCTTGCAGTATTGTCTGCTTGCAGTCATTCAGGTTTATCAGAACGCGGATGGGAGATTTTTGAATCAATGAGTAGGGATCACAAGATTAAGCCTCGTGCAATGCATTATGCTTGTATGATTGAATTGCTAGGTCGAGAGGGACTTTTAGATGAGGCCTCTGCACTAATAAGAAGTGCTCCCTTTAATCCTACGGCAAATATGTGGGCTGCCCTCCTAACAGCTTGTCGAATCCATGAGAATTTAGAGCTCGGCAAATTTGCAGCAGAAAAACTTTATGGGATGGAACCTGAGAAGCTAAGTAATTATGTTGTGCTCTTAAATATATACAGCAGTTCTGGGAAGTTGAAGGAGGCCGCTAGTGTTGTTCAGACTTTAAGAAGAAAGGGTTTAAGAATGCTACCAGCATGCAGTTGGATTGAAGTTAAGAAACATTTACATATTTTCCGTTCGGGAGATAAAAGCCATTCCGAAACAAGAGAGATTTACCAGAAAATGGATGACTTGATGATCAGGATTACAAAACACGGTTACATCCCTGAGGAGAAGCATCTACTTCCTGATGTTGATGAACATGAGTGGAGATCGTTTTACCACAGTGAGAAACTGGCCATAGCTTATGGACTGATAAGTACTGCGGATGGGACGCCGCTGCAAATTGTGCAGAGCCATCGCATTTGTGGAGACTGCCATTCTGCAGTTAAGTTAATTGCTAGGGTTACAGGACGGGAAATTGTAGTGAGGGACGCCAGCAGATTCCACCATTTCAAGGATGGGAGTTGTTCTTGTGGGAATTACTGGTGATGGCAAAGTTACTTTATTGACGAGCAGATCAAACTTTGCTCTGAGATATCTCTGCCTTTGggttatactatttaatatGTATTGTAAACATAGAATAAGGTCAATCAATAGAAGCAACATCGCTTAGGAAAATTGTTGTTAagctcaatttatttatttattttatatttttagttcTGGTGATAgcattccttttttttccttctttctttcccaaAATCGAATTGCTTCAgaataaattttccacctaattcctcctttttctttggtaaCATGCCAAAACAAGGGTACAATCATGAGTATGATCATCCTTGTACATCAAGTAATAGCCTCCCAATAAGCCATATCAAatttaaccccaaaaaaattagaaaaacaaaagcaatatCAAGATCTTTAGTGCCAAAATTTAATAACTTTATTTGGAAATTAGATCAACGTATGAACAAACAATTAAATCGAAGctcttggaaaaaaaaaaatttaatcgaAGCTTAAGAAAAATATTCTTCATAGACTGATCTTCCCAAACCAAAATTTATCCATCTTGTTGACAATGTTAATCCACACAGTGAcctcctcatcttcttcctctccatGTTGAAGAAGAGGCATGTTCATGGGCAGGACTGGCTTAACAGAGGACCTGCAGAGCGGGCAAGAACCACGCCGGGCGAGCCAGGTTCGAATACAAGACGAGTGAAACTTTTGCTTACAAGGCATCTCCTTACTATTGGCTTCTTCAGAATTAGCAGCATAACTCAAGCCTTCCAAGCAAATAGTGCACAGCTGGCAGTGGCACTCATGCTCATCCCACAACCACTTGGTCGTCCATGCTTCCTCCATCAGTAATTCTACGGATGCAGGAGCGTTGCTGGATGTCTGATCATCACGGTCGATTGCGCGAACATGTTCATAATCAGAATCATGGAAAGCAGTGAGTTCTTGGGACCTCATCGTTCTTATGTTCTTAACCTTCCGAATTAATTACGAGAGACTGTCTAATGCGCTTGCTTGCTTACTTATTGAAGCTAAAGGGGTGCTCATCCCTTGTTTTTATAGGCACGCTATTTTCCTACTTCCTCAAGGACAAAGCCCATCTCTCAAACTCTATAGGAATACAAAAGCGGCATTGGAGAAAATTAATTGGCCCTAAATGGGGTCGTctacaaatttttaaaatgaaaataaaaaagaacaaataaaaaatttattattgaaaaaaagaaaagtaaacaaagattaaaaaaaaaaaagagagaactttgttaaaaaaaaaaaaaaagagtttgtAGTTCAAGTAGTTAAGAAGAATTATTTATTCCTACAACTGAGTCCTTAAAACGTGTGCAGAACACggatgtattattgaaaactaCATatgtacgtgtataatacattattaaacgtgaaagtgctaaaTTGTTTATACGAGTAATAACtatggaaaagtaaaaaatcaaaagggtaCAATAGAGACTCGGGTAATAGACttatagtaatggataatgctataaactactcttatcgaAAAgcgaaaaattaaaaaattaggtaaaattgagaggaaaaaaaccgggtatagccgcgcggctataaaAAAGGACCGGCCTAGCGCCTTGGCGCCAAGTGGCAAAAGTAGTaccgccgcgcggctatacaatttctaaaataaattagggGAAACttttatagccgctcggctatactatttttaaaataaaataaaaaactaggtctagccgtgcggcgatactatttttaaaaaaattagaacaaaacagagtatagccgcgccgCATGTGCAAAGAGtacagccgctcggctatactattttcaaAAACAATTAGGGGAAaatgagtatagccgaccggctatacaaTTTTTGAAATATAATTAGGAAAaacccgagtatagccgcgcggctatactatttatctatatatatatataatagataATGTTGTAAAAGTGGAGTCCCCAAAATGCCCTTGaaaatgcctataaatagggcttCCCCTACTTGTAAGAACACACTTGAATGAGAAACATTCTCTTCAGATTTCTATGCTTgatctctctcaatttcctctccaattttctctctagtttATAGCACGTTaacagcacgagaagctctcaggtttATTACTTATACAAccgtatttatttaaaagtgtgGTGCGAGTTTATCGTctataccagtaatttatttaccagcaatttattttatggattaattgtgctgtatgatgagtttttacagtatgcagatcaggaccagaagttccttgatcctcatcatacaattacatcaggacttgaagatccttgatgatgatgttaatatgagagctggcagtctttccggtactatattggtaaacatgtgattggacttgagggtccttgatctttgacatgtaaataaggaccttgggttccttaatgatgtaacagtaccgtattggttcataatgccgtacacatggatgataactgtactggcaaatgtactgtacacatgaatagtgccgtatacatgaatagtgatgtatgcataaatatttaccattttgggtaaactatcactattcaaaagggaacctgcagttccttaaactcatggatgagcaattaaatgagatgccagaagttcctcatgatatggacaattatataagggcttgaagtccagaaatatgtacagaaaattgtaaaaatgtccataccatgagaatatgtgattttggcttgaggttcaaaatctaacagtgttgagaacctgaagttccaacaattaaatggacaacccttgaggtattcttgcaaattgtggtacgccacatatctctttggcataagagaatgatgaattgaggctccccacatattttgttatatctgggccggaagctcatgaacccaaatatatgagatattagcgtggcttttactcaattcatatttcatgtccattttgaaaagggcaaataaattctgagtttgtgtttagcccaggccaaaagttccgggttcccatacgttgaaatatgaaatttgggagagtcgatgtggttatttgaacctataaggcacaaagttccaaaccgtcattttgaaaagacgtaaaaaccacaggtgcaagtttaagaatgtgcgcaattattattacaggaacatacaacagatagatttttccacctgcaatgaaggtgcaggtcctgtaaaaatctataaaaatacattatgttctgaaagcctctgaaggaaatTCTGAAACTTCAcgcggcctccattaatgtttgtcggcactttcggcgtttttcaagtattattttcatcaaaagccgatcttgctttacggatttcacggagctactttttcaaaagtaccccgagaatctcgcaattttcttatggttaatttgaaattcaccggttctacctattcattgtatttgtgtataaatgtgttactaacgaaattttctttgcagaagacatccagttttctccacacctagtgatgcgatatctacttatttttcttatcagtgagcacttaatatgcccgagaagcaagactatctctgatcatccattcaggaagcgagactatccctgatcacgtttccgctacatcaggaaactgtgaaggcgatcttatgctctaatctccggaagtccttctagactaggagatatgagagcttattgtctgctcccaccagcttccttccctgattgcttaccttctctttttgcattttttctctttctgtaactctctgaggattatttgtttttgacagagaaaagagttgtgattttactattgcaggatataactagatcatcaagcactacatttactgggctgatgcaagcttgaatgatacttgagaaaagtttctcccacctaaggatgtaagcaatacttgtgttattttttgcttatatacttatttgatattttatcttgaaaggtaaccaaatgggaagataagtccgttccaaaagaatggcttgtatgtatccatgaattattaatgcaaattttacagattgcaagttggatacattgataatacactgcacagattaatgtaccataagaacagaatatgggtatagcagtgatcaatatggtgcacgcctgttgcgtagcaaatgatatggattaaagtcccgaaaggacaatcctttaacatgtcaatattgatattatgcacgcctaatgcgtagcaaattatatgggttaaagtcccataatatgggttaaagtcccagaaattaattgacatgtatgtattaatctgtggcatgcctgcagcatgacagatatatgggtgcacgcctgttgcgtagcaaatgatatggattgaagtcccgaaaggacaatcctttgacatgtcaatattgatattatgcacgcctaatgcgtagcaaattatatgggttaaagtcccataatatgggttaaagtcccagaaattaattgacatgtatgtatctgtggcatgcctgcagcatgacagatatatgggttctaaatgttccaactccctaaatggagattttccacgccctatgtaaaataacgctccaatggaggttataatccacattctcacataataaaagccccatgaagtggcttgggtaccaaAAAGCAAAggaatgct
It encodes:
- the LOC18782572 gene encoding pentatricopeptide repeat-containing protein At5g50390, chloroplastic produces the protein MEIPLLRYQNLALDQIQSASSFRLSFSDPKFFGHRSLSLFSGYCFPLNIRKWRNRLPHIRCSSVEQELKPRPKPIPSKIEVDEPKAAPLEDIHVVKRNSGLCSQIEKSVLYKRYREAFELFEILEFEGGYELASSTYDALVSACISLKSIRGVKRVTNYMISNGFEPDQYMRNRVLLMHVKCGMMIDARRLFEEMPERNLVSWNTIIGGLVDSGDFMDAFQLFLDMWQEFSDGGSRTFATMIRASAGLGLIFAGRQFHSCCLKMGLGADIFVSCALIDMYSKCGDIEDAQCVFDEMPRKTTVGWNSIIAGYALHGYSEEALSMYYDMRDSGVQMDHFTFSMIIRICARLASLEHAKQAHAGLVRHGFGLDVVANTSLVDFYCKWGRIEDARHVFEQMPLKNVISWNALIAGYGNHGRGDEAVEMFEKMLQEGMVPNHVTFLAVLSACSHSGLSERGWEIFESMSRDHKIKPRAMHYACMIELLGREGLLDEASALIRSAPFNPTANMWAALLTACRIHENLELGKFAAEKLYGMEPEKLSNYVVLLNIYSSSGKLKEAASVVQTLRRKGLRMLPACSWIEVKKHLHIFRSGDKSHSETREIYQKMDDLMIRITKHGYIPEEKHLLPDVDEHEWRSFYHSEKLAIAYGLISTADGTPLQIVQSHRICGDCHSAVKLIARVTGREIVVRDASRFHHFKDGSCSCGNYW
- the LOC18783650 gene encoding RING-box protein 1, which gives rise to MRSQELTAFHDSDYEHVRAIDRDDQTSSNAPASVELLMEEAWTTKWLWDEHECHCQLCTICLEGLSYAANSEEANSKEMPCKQKFHSSCIRTWLARRGSCPLCRSSVKPVLPMNMPLLQHGEEEDEEVTVWINIVNKMDKFWFGKISL